The Ahaetulla prasina isolate Xishuangbanna chromosome 4, ASM2864084v1, whole genome shotgun sequence genome has a window encoding:
- the POP7 gene encoding ribonuclease P protein subunit p20, with translation MAEPGPPSEPERALRRRLPRRLPRRRSDIYVNMKTDFRAQLSRCQKLLAPGGGCAELCIHGLGLAINRAINIALQLEATGGGSLRLAANTSTVQLADAAEPEGDRDEPLARARHNSAIHIRILRAAPE, from the coding sequence ATGGCTGAGCCTGGCCCCCCGAGCGAGCCGGAGCGTGCCCTGCGCCGCCGCCTTCCCCGCCGCCTTCCCCGTCGCCGGAGCGACATCTACGTGAACATGAAGACGGACTTCAGGGCGCAGCTGAGCCGCTGCCAGAAGCTGCTGGCGCCCGGCGGGGGCTGCGCCGAGCTCTGCATCCACGGACTGGGCCTGGCCATCAACCGCGCCATCAACATCGCCCTGCAGCTGGAGGCCACGGGGGGCGGCTCCCTCCGCCTGGCCGCCAATACCTCCACTGTGCAGCTGGCCGACGCCGCCGAGCCCGAGGGCGACCGGGACGAGCCGCTTGCCCGCGCCCGGCACAACTCCGCCATCCACATCCGCATCCTGCGCGCCGCCCCCGAGTAG